The stretch of DNA CAACAGATTTTCCGTTGTCGGATTCTCGACACTCTGCAGTTTGTTCAAACGTTTTTCGAGCTCTTCGGGACGTCCCAATTCATGATAGATTTTACCCATCTGCAAAACCAGCTCTGGCGCATCGAGCGGGATCACATCTTCCGGGATAATCTTGCCCATGAAGTCGAGGACATACAATGTCTTCTCGCGGTTTGGCAATTCGTTAAACCGGCGCTCCCACTCCGCGGCAGGAATGTTAGAAACCGCTTTCCGTTCCTCCGGCGTTTGAATTTGCTCGTAATAGTGGAACGCCAACTGAAGGAAACAACTACGATAATTCTGCAACAAGCGGTTTTCATTTTCGTTGTAATAAACCAACGGATCATCCAAATGGCGGTAATGATCCTTAAACTCGACGAGCATCTTCTGATACATCTTTTCCGGGTTGATGCGCATGTTCCGTGGTTTCGGATAGATTTTGAATGCCAAACCTTCCATCATCGCGAAATTCGCTAGACCCGCCATCGAGGAATTGGATACCGTTGCCGCAAAATAGATTGGACGTTTCCATGTTCCATCGCGGTTGACATTTGTCCGCATGATATCGATAATCATCATATCCTGCACCCGGATGAAATTTGGCGACCGATCCTTTTGATTCTGTTCAGTTGGAATGTAAAACGCTGCCGGGACTTCCCAACTCAGGGGACCATCGGGTGAATTAATCGTGATGCGGCGGCGATTGGGTGGCCAATACCTCGCCATCAATGCATCTTCGGTTACTGCATCGACATACATATCGATAAAGCTATCGTCAAAGCTAATTGGTACTTTGAATTTGTCACGCATCTGTTTGATATACCAGCCGGTATTGACCAGCGATAAATTCACAACTGCTACGTCGCGGCGAACGTTTTCTACTTCCTGTAAATACCATAACGGGAAGGTATCGTTGTCGCCATTTGTAAAGAGAATTCCATTCGGTTCACAACTCTGTAAAATGTTGTGAGAGTAGTCCCACGCTACATAATTATTTTTGCGGTCGTTCTCATGGTAATTCACCGCCAACATTCGACCGGGAATAACCAGAAGCATTGCCGCAACAGTTATGCTGGCAACGGCAGGCGATAACTTGGGATTCTTAACCCAACCTAAAATCATTTCAATGATTCCCACGGCACCGATACCAATCCAAATCGCAAACGCGAAGAACGAACCAGTATAGGAATAATCACGTTCACGGGGCTGTGGATCGTCTTGGTTGACATAGAGAACAATCGCCAATCCAGTCATTAAAAACAGCACTAAATTCGCAAAGGCGCGTTTCCGGTCTTTGATGAAATGATGATAAGCA from bacterium encodes:
- a CDS encoding tetratricopeptide repeat protein; amino-acid sequence: WLKLLSVPIALGFYAYFKRSSDHESALVPMVHLLTFLGFTLYALILIRSQLNPMINENDPSSLARLKSYLSREQYGTDNMIAAMFNRRGPFWEYQIKKMYLRYFDWNFIGIARDIYSGEKDFSGNGVWRYWGLPFFVGLYGAYHHFIKDRKRAFANLVLFLMTGLAIVLYVNQDDPQPRERDYSYTGSFFAFAIWIGIGAVGIIEMILGWVKNPKLSPAVASITVAAMLLVIPGRMLAVNYHENDRKNNYVAWDYSHNILQSCEPNGILFTNGDNDTFPLWYLQEVENVRRDVAVVNLSLVNTGWYIKQMRDKFKVPISFDDSFIDMYVDAVTEDALMARYWPPNRRRITINSPDGPLSWEVPAAFYIPTEQNQKDRSPNFIRVQDMMIIDIMRTNVNRDGTWKRPIYFAATVSNSSMAGLANFAMMEGLAFKIYPKPRNMRINPEKMYQKMLVEFKDHYRHLDDPLVYYNENENRLLQNYRSCFLQLAFHYYEQIQTPEERKAVSNIPAAEWERRFNELPNREKTLYVLDFMGKIIPEDVIPLDAPELVLQMGKIYHELGRPEELEKRLNKLQSVENPTTENLLMLGAAYEQFLQKPAEAKKIFDRVIGASPTAEGLYNAGEILYRSGLDSVSARMFVQAARMGGLPQDKMTRVGSYLVQMGHYNEAESILLPAYQANPEDGTLLGSLIAVYERSNQPTKVEGLLDSWVKRHPTDTGAKQRLDDVRAQLGKSVTAKKTDTKKSGGVGIKPAGKKK